Proteins from a single region of Chryseobacterium scophthalmum:
- the purH gene encoding bifunctional phosphoribosylaminoimidazolecarboxamide formyltransferase/IMP cyclohydrolase gives MSKRVLISVSDKSGLTEFAQFLESQNYELISTGGTFKHLKEAGLNPIQIDEVTDFPEMLDGRVKTLHPKVHGGLLAVRSNEEHMKTVQEHGIGLIDMVIVNLYPFFENVNKDIALHEKVEFIDIGGPSMLRSAAKNFDSVTVLTDVEDYAKVRIEMEQNGDTYIETRKKLAGKVFNLTSAYDAAISRMLLDEEYPTYLSASYKKVADLRYGENPHQTAAYYASTFENGAMKDFEQLGGKELSFNNLRDMDLCWKVVTEFKEEMACCAVKHSTPCGVAIGTSALETYAKTFECDPVSIFGGIVAMNYKIDAATAEELNKTFLEIVMAPDFDEEALEVLRKKKNLRIIKIVNPVSDKQTWVKVDGGILVQDNDSIFSDDIKVVTETQPTEEQKKALLFSQRVVKYVKSNAIVVSNGIQAFGIGGGQVNRIWATQQAIERAKEKFSGDLVLASDAFFPFRDVVDFCAQEGITAIIQPGGSVKDQDSIEAANEHKIPMMFTGIRHFFH, from the coding sequence ATGAGCAAGAGAGTTTTGATCAGTGTTTCTGACAAAAGCGGATTAACAGAATTCGCACAGTTTTTGGAATCCCAAAATTATGAATTGATTTCTACTGGCGGGACATTCAAACATTTGAAAGAGGCTGGTTTAAATCCAATTCAGATTGATGAAGTAACCGATTTTCCTGAAATGTTGGATGGAAGAGTGAAAACTTTACACCCAAAAGTTCACGGTGGTTTATTGGCGGTTCGTTCAAACGAAGAACACATGAAAACCGTTCAAGAGCACGGAATTGGCTTGATCGACATGGTAATCGTGAATCTTTACCCTTTCTTTGAGAATGTAAATAAAGACATTGCTCTTCACGAAAAAGTAGAATTTATCGACATCGGAGGTCCTTCAATGCTTCGTTCTGCAGCTAAAAATTTTGATTCTGTAACAGTACTTACTGACGTTGAAGATTACGCAAAAGTAAGAATCGAGATGGAACAAAACGGTGATACGTATATTGAAACTCGTAAAAAATTAGCAGGAAAAGTATTCAATTTGACTTCAGCTTATGATGCAGCAATTTCAAGAATGCTTTTAGATGAAGAATATCCAACTTATTTAAGCGCTTCTTATAAAAAAGTTGCTGACCTTAGATATGGTGAAAACCCTCATCAAACTGCTGCTTATTATGCTTCTACTTTCGAAAATGGAGCAATGAAAGATTTCGAACAATTGGGAGGTAAAGAATTGTCTTTCAACAATCTTCGTGATATGGATCTTTGCTGGAAAGTAGTTACAGAGTTCAAAGAAGAAATGGCTTGTTGTGCTGTAAAGCATTCTACACCTTGTGGAGTTGCGATCGGAACTTCGGCTTTAGAAACTTATGCAAAAACTTTCGAATGTGATCCTGTTTCTATCTTTGGCGGAATTGTTGCAATGAACTACAAAATCGACGCAGCAACAGCTGAAGAATTAAACAAAACATTCCTTGAGATTGTAATGGCTCCGGATTTTGATGAAGAAGCTTTGGAAGTTTTAAGAAAAAAGAAAAATTTAAGAATTATAAAAATCGTAAACCCTGTTTCTGACAAACAAACTTGGGTGAAGGTTGATGGTGGAATTTTAGTTCAGGACAACGACAGTATTTTCTCTGATGATATTAAAGTAGTTACTGAAACCCAGCCTACAGAAGAACAGAAAAAAGCATTATTATTCTCTCAGAGAGTGGTAAAATATGTGAAATCTAACGCGATTGTAGTTTCTAACGGAATTCAGGCTTTCGGAATCGGAGGCGGACAAGTGAACAGAATCTGGGCAACTCAACAAGCAATTGAAAGAGCAAAAGAAAAATTCTCAGGAGATTTAGTTTTAGCTTCTGATGCGTTTTTCCCTTTCCGTGATGTGGTAGATTTCTGCGCTCAGGAAGGTATTACTGCAATTATTCAGCCGGGTGGAAGTGTTAAAGACCAAGACAGCATCGAAGCGGCAAATGAGCACAAGATTCCGATGATGTTTACTGGAATTAGACATTTTTTCCATTAA
- the purD gene encoding phosphoribosylamine--glycine ligase, with the protein MRILIIGEGGRESALAAKLQKDSRVSHMFFANGNATTGAIGKNVHLSEIKELRDFAIKEKVDLTIVGPEAPLVAGLKDEFKKHGLKVFGPNQKVASLEGSKAFSKKFMQTYDIKTAKAVVFDSYPEAKEYVQNQEYPLVVKASGLAGGKGVVICETLEEAEATIHDFMIRRIYGDAGIRLVIEEYLVGFEASIIAFSNGEKIYPCIAAKDYKKVGNGDTGPNTGGMGSVAPSPEFTEVHYVDFENNILNPTVKGLKAEGFTFKGMIFFGLMITKNGTYLLEYNMRFGDPETQVLMALMENNLLDVINDCMEGKEIELKFKDEKAVCLVMCSGGYPRNIETGFEITGEEKVRHSQLLYAGAIKKGDKVVSNGGRVLNIVATGATYEDARKKVYEDASHVHFDYGFYREDIGKF; encoded by the coding sequence ATGAGAATATTAATCATAGGTGAAGGTGGAAGAGAATCTGCTTTGGCAGCAAAACTTCAGAAGGATTCTAGAGTGAGTCATATGTTTTTCGCCAACGGAAATGCAACTACTGGTGCGATAGGAAAAAATGTTCATTTATCAGAGATTAAAGAACTTAGAGATTTTGCAATTAAAGAGAAAGTAGATCTTACGATTGTAGGACCAGAAGCTCCTTTAGTAGCTGGTTTGAAGGATGAATTTAAGAAGCATGGTCTTAAAGTTTTCGGTCCGAATCAGAAAGTAGCAAGTCTTGAAGGAAGTAAGGCTTTCTCTAAGAAATTTATGCAGACCTATGATATCAAAACTGCAAAAGCGGTAGTGTTTGATTCTTATCCTGAAGCTAAAGAATATGTTCAGAATCAGGAATATCCTTTAGTGGTAAAAGCAAGTGGTCTTGCTGGTGGAAAAGGAGTTGTAATCTGCGAAACTTTAGAAGAAGCAGAAGCTACAATTCACGATTTTATGATCAGAAGAATCTATGGCGATGCAGGAATTCGTTTGGTTATCGAAGAATATTTAGTAGGTTTTGAAGCGTCAATTATTGCATTCTCAAATGGTGAAAAAATATATCCATGTATTGCTGCTAAAGATTACAAAAAAGTAGGAAATGGTGATACTGGTCCAAATACAGGAGGAATGGGTTCTGTGGCTCCAAGCCCTGAATTCACTGAAGTACATTACGTTGATTTCGAAAATAATATTTTGAACCCAACCGTAAAAGGTCTTAAAGCTGAAGGTTTCACTTTCAAAGGAATGATTTTCTTTGGATTGATGATTACTAAAAACGGAACTTACTTATTAGAATACAACATGAGATTTGGTGATCCTGAAACTCAGGTTTTGATGGCATTAATGGAAAATAATCTGTTGGATGTTATCAACGACTGTATGGAAGGAAAAGAAATTGAACTTAAATTTAAAGACGAAAAAGCAGTTTGTCTTGTAATGTGTTCAGGAGGTTATCCTAGAAATATCGAAACCGGTTTTGAAATCACTGGTGAAGAAAAAGTAAGACACAGTCAGCTTTTATACGCAGGAGCAATCAAAAAAGGAGATAAAGTAGTTTCTAACGGCGGTAGAGTTTTAAATATCGTTGCAACAGGCGCTACTTACGAAGATGCCCGCAAAAAAGTTTACGAAGACGCAAGTCATGTACATTTCGATTACGGCTTCTACAGAGAAGACATCGGAAAGTTTTAA
- the guaA gene encoding glutamine-hydrolyzing GMP synthase, with protein MNNGIIILDFGSQYNQLIGRRIREMGVYSEILPFNTPLETILEKQPRGIILSGGPSSVNAENAHLVEKELYEQGIPVLGICYGMQLTAHLLGGKVHKGVKGEYGKAHLEIVKESSLLKGVTNDSIVWMSHFDEVGELPAGFELNAKSGVIASISNEDKKIYCVQFHPEVSHTEEGGKMLENFVFSICNAEKNWKLTNYIDKTVAEIKERVGDQKVILGLSGGVDSSVAAVLIHKAIGDQLTCIFVDTGLLRKDEDVKVMQNYGEHFHMNIKLVDAKERFLSKLAGVDDPEAKRKIIGNEFIHVFDEESHKIEGAKFLAQGTIYPDVIESQSVNGPSAVIKSHHNVGGLPEDMEFELLEPLRELFKDEVRKVGEELGIPHHLVHRHPFPGPGLGIRILGAVDAEKVKILQEADDIFIEELYKNDLYEKVSQAFVVLLPVKSVGVMGDERTYEYTAVVRSANTIDFMTATWSRLPYEFLDTVSSRIINEVRGINRVAYDISSKPPATIEWE; from the coding sequence ATGAACAACGGTATTATCATATTAGATTTCGGATCTCAGTACAACCAGCTTATCGGAAGAAGAATCCGTGAGATGGGTGTTTATTCCGAAATTTTACCTTTCAATACACCATTAGAAACAATTTTAGAAAAGCAACCGAGAGGAATTATCCTTTCGGGAGGTCCAAGTTCTGTAAATGCAGAAAATGCACATTTAGTTGAAAAAGAACTGTACGAACAAGGAATTCCTGTTTTGGGAATTTGCTACGGAATGCAGTTAACAGCACATCTTTTAGGCGGTAAAGTACATAAAGGTGTAAAAGGTGAGTACGGAAAAGCACATTTGGAAATTGTAAAAGAATCTTCTTTATTGAAAGGGGTTACCAACGATTCTATTGTTTGGATGAGCCACTTTGACGAAGTGGGAGAATTACCTGCAGGTTTTGAATTAAATGCAAAATCTGGTGTAATTGCTTCAATTTCTAATGAAGATAAAAAAATCTATTGTGTACAGTTTCACCCGGAAGTTTCTCACACAGAAGAAGGTGGAAAAATGTTAGAAAATTTCGTTTTCTCAATCTGTAATGCAGAGAAAAACTGGAAACTGACCAATTATATCGACAAAACAGTTGCAGAAATTAAAGAAAGAGTAGGAGATCAGAAAGTAATTCTTGGTCTTTCAGGTGGAGTAGATTCTTCTGTTGCAGCAGTTTTAATTCATAAAGCGATTGGTGATCAATTGACTTGTATCTTTGTAGATACAGGGTTGTTGAGAAAAGATGAAGATGTAAAAGTAATGCAGAATTACGGTGAGCATTTTCATATGAACATTAAGCTTGTTGATGCTAAAGAAAGATTCTTATCTAAATTAGCTGGAGTTGATGATCCTGAAGCTAAAAGAAAAATCATCGGGAACGAATTTATTCACGTTTTTGATGAAGAATCTCATAAAATTGAAGGGGCTAAATTCTTAGCTCAGGGAACAATTTATCCTGACGTAATTGAAAGTCAGTCTGTAAACGGTCCTTCTGCAGTAATCAAATCTCACCACAACGTTGGTGGACTTCCAGAAGATATGGAATTTGAATTATTGGAGCCTTTAAGAGAATTATTCAAAGACGAAGTAAGAAAAGTAGGTGAGGAATTAGGTATTCCTCATCATTTGGTACACAGACATCCTTTCCCTGGTCCTGGTTTAGGAATCAGAATTTTGGGCGCAGTTGACGCTGAAAAAGTGAAAATCCTTCAGGAAGCAGATGATATTTTCATCGAAGAATTATACAAAAACGATTTGTATGAGAAAGTTTCTCAGGCTTTCGTGGTACTTCTTCCTGTAAAATCTGTAGGAGTAATGGGTGACGAAAGAACTTACGAATACACTGCGGTGGTTCGTTCAGCCAACACGATCGACTTTATGACGGCAACGTGGAGCAGACTTCCTTACGAGTTTTTAGATACTGTTTCAAGCAGAATCATCAACGAAGTAAGAGGAATCAACAGAGTAGCTTACGATATTTCAAGCAAACCACCTGCAACCATCGAGTGGGAATAG
- a CDS encoding GLPGLI family protein: protein MKNKIIVLLVFLVFIKNYSQKRFVYEYKFVPDVSKKDSVLTDYMNLDSDMKNSVFYSSFKNVSDSLRQEMASNKSIKANLPYYNPNLIYTITKNYSKNSVAYHIKDSGVKFKLTEIKPINWKILKETKTINNLKCQKATTDLYGRKWIAWFSPEIAIQDGPYKFNNLPGLIVKIEDTDKNHSFELTEIKNIKNLKLSNDYKNEKEITQKQLNQLFDDRAKNINSNIGEMFVQQNSVGIVMKDGNVIQLDKSTKNVEKELENAVKRTNNPIELKVE from the coding sequence ATGAAAAATAAAATTATTGTTCTATTAGTTTTTCTTGTTTTTATTAAAAATTATTCCCAGAAAAGATTTGTTTACGAATACAAATTCGTTCCGGATGTTTCAAAAAAAGATTCTGTGCTTACAGATTATATGAATTTGGATTCCGATATGAAAAATTCGGTTTTTTACAGTTCGTTTAAAAATGTTTCTGATTCTTTAAGACAAGAAATGGCAAGTAATAAATCTATAAAAGCAAATTTACCCTACTACAATCCTAATTTAATTTACACCATCACAAAAAACTATTCTAAAAATTCTGTTGCCTATCACATCAAAGATAGTGGAGTGAAATTTAAATTAACTGAAATAAAACCAATTAATTGGAAGATTTTAAAAGAAACGAAAACCATCAATAATTTAAAGTGTCAGAAAGCAACAACAGATTTGTACGGTAGAAAATGGATTGCATGGTTTAGTCCTGAAATCGCCATTCAAGATGGTCCGTATAAATTTAATAATCTTCCTGGTTTAATTGTGAAAATTGAAGACACAGATAAAAATCATTCATTTGAACTTACTGAAATTAAAAATATAAAAAATTTAAAATTAAGTAATGATTATAAAAATGAGAAAGAAATCACTCAAAAACAACTTAATCAATTATTTGACGATCGAGCTAAAAATATAAATTCAAATATTGGCGAAATGTTTGTTCAGCAAAATTCAGTTGGAATTGTAATGAAAGATGGAAATGTAATTCAACTTGATAAAAGTACAAAAAATGTAGAAAAAGAACTTGAAAATGCTGTGAAAAGAACAAATAATCCGATAGAGTTGAAAGTTGAATAA
- a CDS encoding DMT family transporter translates to MKKSYLILHTAVLLAGFTGVFGKLISLSEIPLVWYRVLFSAIFLFLSLKIFKIKKLKSSKEAFNIGKIGLIITIHWIFFYASIKYSNISIGVVCYCLTSFFTAIFEPLLNKTKYKFIQLFLSALTLFGISLIFHFDASYQIGIILGIISSAFAALYTIYNERLVQKYDSQVINYYQMLAGALGLTVLLPFYYYFFPNEQFIPNLKDTFYLILLALLCTVGLYVLFAESLKKLSAFTVNLSFNLEPIYAIIIAFLFFDEGREVNTSFYFGLTFVIISVILQSIISRKKKK, encoded by the coding sequence ATGAAAAAATCATATCTAATACTGCATACTGCAGTTCTTTTAGCTGGATTCACAGGTGTATTCGGCAAACTCATCTCTCTTAGCGAAATTCCATTGGTTTGGTACCGGGTTTTATTTTCAGCTATATTTTTATTTTTAAGTTTAAAAATTTTCAAAATTAAAAAACTAAAGTCTTCGAAAGAAGCTTTTAACATTGGAAAAATCGGGCTTATCATTACCATACACTGGATATTCTTTTATGCGAGTATAAAATATTCCAACATTTCAATCGGCGTTGTATGTTATTGTCTGACCAGTTTTTTCACTGCGATATTCGAACCATTACTTAACAAAACGAAGTATAAATTTATTCAGCTTTTTCTTAGTGCGCTTACTTTATTTGGAATCAGTCTGATCTTTCATTTTGATGCATCGTATCAAATCGGAATTATTCTAGGTATAATTTCCTCAGCTTTTGCCGCATTGTACACTATTTATAATGAAAGATTGGTTCAGAAATATGACAGCCAAGTCATCAATTATTATCAGATGTTGGCCGGAGCTTTAGGATTGACCGTTTTATTGCCTTTTTACTATTACTTCTTTCCAAATGAGCAATTTATTCCTAATTTAAAAGACACTTTTTATCTGATATTACTGGCCTTACTTTGCACGGTAGGTTTGTATGTCCTTTTTGCTGAATCGCTTAAAAAGCTTTCCGCTTTTACAGTAAATTTAAGTTTCAATTTAGAACCTATTTATGCAATTATTATTGCTTTTCTATTTTTTGATGAAGGAAGAGAAGTGAATACTTCATTTTATTTCGGATTGACTTTTGTGATAATATCTGTGATATTACAATCTATTATTTCAAGGAAGAAAAAGAAATAA
- the pheA gene encoding prephenate dehydratase produces MKIAYLGPQASFTQLAASQIFPNEELVPQSSILDCFNAVKNNEVDKAVVPLENSIEGTVSMTLDYLYDFEVFIETELVMPIAHHLMIHPNNETFEKVISHPQALAQTFHFRYENFKDIPSQDFSSTAASAKLVSENPQEKWAAVANRYSAKLYGLKIIHENIQDFEQNHTKFIVISKTKSALDIPLPRTSEKTSLIITLPEDHAGGLHQVLSVFAWRKMNLSKIESRTLKTGLGNYFFFINVASEWHNVLSQNAIDEIISLGSNVKFLGHYNEYVFEE; encoded by the coding sequence ATGAAAATAGCATACCTCGGTCCACAAGCCAGTTTCACGCAATTAGCAGCGTCTCAGATTTTCCCGAATGAAGAATTAGTTCCTCAGTCGAGTATTTTAGATTGCTTTAATGCGGTGAAAAATAATGAAGTAGATAAAGCTGTTGTTCCATTAGAAAACTCTATTGAAGGAACAGTTTCGATGACCCTCGATTATCTCTATGATTTTGAGGTTTTTATTGAAACCGAATTGGTAATGCCAATTGCACATCATTTGATGATCCATCCCAATAACGAAACTTTTGAAAAAGTGATTTCTCATCCTCAAGCTTTGGCGCAGACTTTTCATTTCAGATACGAAAATTTTAAAGATATTCCGTCGCAGGATTTCAGTTCTACAGCGGCTTCAGCAAAGCTGGTTTCTGAAAACCCTCAGGAAAAATGGGCAGCAGTTGCCAACCGATATTCTGCAAAATTGTATGGCTTAAAAATAATTCATGAAAATATTCAGGATTTTGAACAAAATCATACCAAGTTTATTGTGATCTCAAAAACAAAATCTGCTTTAGATATTCCTTTACCCAGAACTTCAGAAAAAACGTCTTTAATCATTACGCTTCCCGAAGATCATGCAGGAGGTCTTCATCAGGTGCTTTCTGTTTTTGCTTGGCGAAAAATGAATCTCTCTAAAATCGAAAGCAGAACACTGAAAACAGGTTTGGGAAATTATTTTTTCTTCATCAATGTAGCAAGTGAATGGCACAATGTTCTGTCTCAAAATGCAATCGATGAAATTATTTCATTAGGTTCTAATGTGAAATTTTTAGGACATTATAATGAATATGTTTTTGAAGAATAG
- a CDS encoding ABC1 kinase family protein: MNVTCNSIYSHYNMFDKQQRKLKRSAKLISVLSKYGFKDMIARMGKKPEENFAQSDEVISKGTVYERIRLALEELGPTFVKLGQTFSNREDLLPPELIQELQKLQDRVEVVEMNVEEILENEFNIIPKEHFAEIIAKPLATASIAQVYKATLISGEDVILKIKKPDVLSVIEDDLLLIKDLVKLISTYSEIGSKLNLKQAISTFEKSLLEEVSLVNERNNIQQFALNFKGNKETYVPKVYDEFSNNNVLCMEFIDGIKVTDKDELLKHNIDPVVVSEVGLRLFVSQILDYGFFHADPHAGNILVKKDGKVVFIDFGAVGKIQPNDKEILESLIVAFVAKNSHKIVRHLKKMAVSYEIPDERRFENDVEEVLNFVHSTSLKDIDPHIIINKMKDVLKDNRLYMPDYFYLLFKGIGLIEGVGRTINPDLDIVKSLHPYTKKIFTKKISPKKLLKTGMEKVMTFTDNVDEIPKELRSVLQKLDDNSFTISSEIKNIDKTNQLIKSSIINLILAMILGANIIATAIVFVSESGPRIGEMSLVAVLGFCFSVLLVIILLLRITRK; this comes from the coding sequence TTGAACGTAACTTGCAATTCAATTTATTCTCACTACAATATGTTTGATAAGCAACAACGAAAACTCAAAAGATCGGCAAAACTGATTTCCGTTTTAAGCAAATACGGGTTCAAAGATATGATTGCAAGAATGGGCAAAAAACCGGAAGAGAATTTTGCGCAATCTGATGAAGTCATTTCTAAAGGAACAGTTTACGAAAGAATTCGTCTCGCTTTGGAAGAGTTGGGTCCCACTTTTGTAAAGCTTGGGCAAACTTTTAGCAACCGTGAAGATTTGCTTCCGCCGGAATTGATTCAGGAGCTTCAAAAGCTTCAGGACAGGGTAGAAGTGGTGGAAATGAATGTAGAAGAAATTCTTGAAAATGAATTTAATATTATTCCCAAAGAACATTTCGCGGAAATTATTGCAAAACCTTTGGCAACCGCTTCTATTGCTCAGGTTTACAAAGCGACTTTAATTTCTGGTGAAGACGTCATCTTGAAAATCAAAAAACCGGACGTTTTATCGGTTATTGAAGATGATTTATTATTGATAAAAGATCTGGTAAAACTAATTTCTACCTACTCTGAAATCGGTTCTAAACTCAATTTAAAACAGGCAATTTCCACTTTTGAAAAATCTTTGCTTGAAGAAGTTTCTTTGGTGAATGAAAGAAATAATATCCAACAGTTCGCTCTAAATTTTAAAGGTAATAAAGAAACTTACGTTCCTAAAGTCTACGATGAATTTTCCAACAACAATGTATTGTGTATGGAATTTATCGACGGAATAAAGGTGACCGATAAAGATGAATTGCTAAAACATAATATCGATCCGGTTGTTGTTTCTGAAGTTGGTTTAAGGCTTTTTGTTTCGCAGATCTTAGATTACGGATTTTTCCATGCTGATCCACATGCAGGAAATATTCTGGTGAAAAAAGATGGAAAAGTTGTTTTCATCGATTTTGGTGCAGTCGGGAAAATTCAGCCGAATGATAAAGAGATCTTGGAAAGTTTAATTGTAGCTTTTGTTGCTAAAAATTCTCATAAAATTGTTCGTCACCTGAAAAAAATGGCGGTGAGTTATGAAATTCCTGATGAAAGAAGATTTGAAAACGATGTTGAAGAAGTATTGAATTTCGTTCATAGTACTTCTTTAAAAGATATTGATCCGCATATTATTATCAATAAAATGAAAGATGTTTTGAAAGATAACAGGTTGTACATGCCCGATTATTTTTATCTTTTATTTAAAGGAATCGGTTTGATAGAAGGTGTGGGAAGAACGATTAATCCTGATCTGGATATTGTAAAAAGCCTTCATCCGTACACAAAAAAAATATTCACCAAGAAAATCAGTCCCAAAAAACTTCTGAAAACAGGAATGGAAAAGGTGATGACTTTCACCGATAATGTAGATGAGATTCCTAAAGAACTGCGATCTGTATTACAAAAATTAGATGATAACAGTTTTACAATTTCGAGTGAGATTAAAAATATTGACAAAACGAATCAGTTAATAAAATCTAGCATTATCAATCTTATTTTAGCGATGATTTTAGGTGCAAATATTATTGCAACAGCCATTGTTTTTGTTTCAGAATCGGGACCGAGAATTGGAGAGATGTCTTTGGTGGCAGTTTTAGGATTTTGTTTTTCAGTTTTACTTGTTATCATACTTTTGCTTAGAATTACGAGAAAATAA
- a CDS encoding DEAD/DEAH box helicase yields MEKLTFADFDLPVKVLDVLADLNLFEPTPIQEKSIGPILSGRDVMGIAQTGTGKTLAYLLPVLKTWKYNKNGNPTVVVLVPTRELVVQVTEIVEKLTENLTARVIGIYGGKNINTQKLLFNDGCDILVGTPGRIMDLAIDNAISLKEVQKLIIDEFDEMLNLGFRPQLTHIFEMMREKRQNILFSATMTEAVDDMLDEYFAGPIEISLAKSGTPLEKIEQTAYKVENFNTKINLLEHLLKSNEDMSKVLIFANNKKHADLLFTQINELFPEDFDVIHSNKSQNYRLKAMKRFENEEIRGLITTDVMARGLDISDITHVVNFETPEVPEQYIHRIGRTGRADKDGKAVTFVTKKEDDWALDIELLMDKELAYIDFPEEVKINPKKIASEEDQIVMKNPAHAKLFDGGGAFHEKKDKNKKENWGGPSKRKTPKKFGANRAQQKAISKSKRKK; encoded by the coding sequence ATGGAAAAACTCACTTTTGCAGACTTTGACCTTCCGGTTAAAGTTCTTGATGTTTTAGCAGATTTAAATTTATTTGAGCCCACTCCAATTCAGGAAAAAAGTATCGGTCCGATTCTTTCGGGAAGAGATGTGATGGGAATTGCACAAACGGGAACAGGAAAAACGTTAGCTTATTTATTACCGGTTTTAAAAACATGGAAATATAATAAAAACGGAAATCCTACCGTGGTTGTTTTGGTTCCTACAAGAGAATTGGTTGTTCAGGTAACAGAAATCGTAGAAAAACTGACAGAGAATCTTACTGCAAGAGTAATCGGGATTTATGGTGGGAAAAATATCAATACACAGAAGCTATTGTTCAACGATGGTTGTGATATCTTGGTAGGAACTCCCGGTAGAATCATGGATTTAGCGATTGATAACGCCATTTCATTAAAAGAAGTTCAAAAATTGATCATTGATGAATTTGATGAAATGTTGAATTTAGGTTTCAGACCACAGTTAACCCATATCTTTGAAATGATGCGTGAGAAAAGACAGAATATTCTTTTCTCAGCAACCATGACTGAAGCCGTTGATGATATGTTGGATGAATATTTTGCAGGTCCGATCGAGATTTCTTTAGCAAAATCTGGAACTCCGCTTGAAAAAATCGAGCAGACTGCTTATAAAGTTGAAAACTTCAATACGAAGATCAATTTATTAGAACATTTGTTGAAAAGCAATGAAGATATGTCTAAAGTATTGATCTTTGCGAACAATAAAAAGCATGCAGATTTACTTTTCACCCAAATTAATGAGCTTTTCCCGGAAGATTTTGATGTAATTCACTCCAATAAATCTCAGAACTACAGACTAAAAGCGATGAAGCGCTTTGAAAATGAAGAAATCAGAGGTTTGATTACAACTGACGTTATGGCGAGAGGTCTTGATATTTCAGATATTACCCATGTTGTGAATTTTGAAACTCCAGAAGTTCCTGAACAATATATTCACAGAATTGGTAGAACGGGTAGAGCAGATAAAGATGGTAAGGCGGTTACTTTCGTAACGAAAAAAGAAGATGATTGGGCTTTAGATATCGAGTTGTTGATGGATAAAGAATTGGCATACATCGACTTCCCTGAAGAGGTGAAAATCAATCCTAAGAAAATTGCATCTGAAGAAGATCAGATTGTGATGAAAAATCCGGCTCATGCAAAACTTTTTGACGGTGGAGGAGCCTTCCATGAGAAAAAAGATAAGAATAAAAAAGAAAACTGGGGTGGACCGTCCAAAAGAAAAACGCCCAAGAAATTTGGAGCAAACAGAGCACAACAGAAAGCAATTTCTAAGTCTAAGAGAAAAAAATAA
- a CDS encoding lipocalin-like domain-containing protein → MKNNILLAFATLLLFSSCGNDDNENNQNVIKPIVGTWKMSKTMMISGSNNAILQSTPVRGCEALNTFEFGQNQSFSIKYYTKNNIECIADGFDTGTYQYSENSKMLTFTYSDSVVESAVVHSLSTTEIMTVDHIEDYNDDGVNDTSVIVFKKQQ, encoded by the coding sequence ATGAAAAACAACATTTTATTGGCATTTGCCACACTGCTTCTATTTTCCTCCTGTGGAAATGATGACAACGAAAATAATCAAAATGTTATAAAACCCATTGTGGGAACTTGGAAAATGAGTAAAACAATGATGATCTCAGGTTCTAATAATGCCATTCTACAGTCAACTCCTGTTAGAGGTTGCGAAGCTCTAAACACTTTCGAATTCGGGCAAAATCAAAGCTTCAGCATAAAATATTACACTAAAAATAATATTGAATGTATTGCTGACGGATTCGATACCGGAACGTATCAATATAGCGAAAATTCAAAAATGCTGACTTTTACCTACTCAGATTCTGTGGTAGAATCTGCAGTTGTTCATTCGCTCAGTACTACTGAAATAATGACGGTTGATCATATTGAAGATTACAATGATGATGGCGTAAATGATACCTCAGTGATTGTATTTAAAAAGCAACAATAA